Proteins encoded together in one Quercus lobata isolate SW786 chromosome 3, ValleyOak3.0 Primary Assembly, whole genome shotgun sequence window:
- the LOC115982892 gene encoding uncharacterized protein LOC115982892 yields the protein MAMQAGMGLSRILILLGAGYTGTILVKNGKFSDLLGELQSLVKGLEKSGEQSDADYSDAIAAQVRRLATEVRQLASARQITVLNGNNGGQSNLTSLLVPAATVGALGYGYMWWKGLSFSDLMYVTKRNMATAVMNLTKHLESVSEALAATKRHLTQRIANLDDKMEKQNEMSKLIKSDVAEVQKSLSDIGYDLNDLQRLVEGLDGKICTLEDKQDIANLGVLYLCNFVDGKKGIMPEVLKEQLKITGKSRTLLTYQEPPSLKGLKEIADSLSGSIDGPGPDAIVQEGGLRLEDQSRTLMRALSTKC from the exons ATGGCGATGCAAGCCGGCATGGGATTATCTCGGATCCTCATCCTTCTCGGTGcag GATATACTGGCACAATCCTGGTTAAAAACGGTAAATTCTCGGATTTGCTTGGCGAACTTCAg TCGTTGGTGAAGGGATTAGAGAAGTCTGGGGAGCAATCGGATGCTGATTATTCCGATGCCATTGCCGCGCAG GTGCGGCGATTGGCAACTGAGGTTCGACAACTAGCCTCAGCGAGGCAGATTACTGTTCTGAATGGAAATAATGGCGGCCAAA GTAACTTGACATCACTTTTAGTTCCAGCTGCTACCGTGGGGGCGTTGGGTTATGGCTACATGTGGTGGAAG GGTCTTTCTTTCTCGGATCTTATGTATGTGACAAAGCGTAATATGGCTACTGCTGTAATGAACTTGACAAAGCATCTGGAGAGTGTGTCAGAGGCTCTTGCT GCAACAAAGAGGCATTTGACACAGCGAATTGCAAACTTGGATGATAAAATGGAAAAGCAGAATGAGATGTCAAAGTTAATTAAGAGTGAT GTTGCTGAAGTTCAAAAATCTCTTTCTGACATTGGCTACGACTTGAATGACTTGCAGAGACTGGTGGAAGGTTTG GATGGGAAGATATGTACATTGGAAGACAAGCAG GATATTGCAAATCTTGGTGTTCTGTACCTCTGCAACTTTGTTGATGGCAAAAAAGGGATAATGCCTGAAGTTCTGAAG GAGCAACTTAAAATTACTGGAAAATCTCGTACTTTACTCACATACCAGGAACCTCCAagtttgaag GGTCTTAAGGAGATTGCAGACTCCTTGTCTGGAAGCATTGATGGGCCAGGACCAGATGCTATTGTGCAAGAGGGTGGTCTTAGATTGGAAGACCAGTCAAGAACCCTGATGag GGCTCTTTCTACCAAGTGTTGA